A segment of the Granulicella aggregans genome:
ATCCTCCAGAGGATGGTGGCTTCAAGTACAACCCGCCCAGCGGCGGCCCCGCCGACACCAACGCGACCAAATGGATCGAGAACCGCGCTAACGACTTGATCGCGGGCGGATTGAAAGACGTGAAGCGCATCCCCTACGCGCAGGCGCTCAAGGCGTCGACGACCAAGCGCCACGACTACATCACGGCCTACGTGAACGACCTCGCCAGCGTCATCGACTTCGATGTCCTTGCTGGTACTACGCTCAAGCTGGCCGTCGATCCCCTCGGCGGCGCGGGCGTCTTCTACTGGCCGCGCATCGCGGAGAAGTACAACCTGCCCTTTGAGGTGTTGAACAAGACGGTCGACCCGACCTTCCGCTTCATGACGCTCGACTGGGACAGCCGCATCCGCATGGACTGCTCCAGCCCCTACGCGATGGCCTCGATGATCGCCAACAAAGACAAGTTCGACGTAGCCTGGGCCTGCGACACCGACCACGACCGCCACGGCATCGTCACGAAGTCGACCGGCCTGCTGAACCCGAACCACTACCTCGCCGTCTGCATTCAGTACCTCTTCACCAACCGTCCCGGCTGGGGTGCGGAGACGGCCATCGGCAAGACTCTCGTCTCATCGAGCATCATCGATCGCGTTGCCAAGGGCATCGACCGCAAGATCCTCGAAGTCCCGGTCGGCTTCAAATGGTTCGTCGACGGTCTCATCGACGGGTCTCTGGGCTTCGTCGGCGAAGAGTCCGCCGGCGCGACCTTCCTGCGCAAGAACGGCGAAGTCTGGACGACGGACAAGGACGGCCTCATCCCCGGCCTGCTCGCCGCCGAGATGACCGCGAAGCTCGGCAAAGATCCCGGCCAGCTCTACGCGGAGCTCACCGCCAAGTACGGCGCTCCCGTCTACCAGCGCATCGACGCCGCCGCGACCAAGGAGCAGAAGGCGAAGCTTTCGAAGCTCTCGCCGGCGCAGGTCACCGCGAAGGAGCTAGCTGGCGAGCCGATCACCGCGATCCTCACTGAAGCTCCGGGTAATCACGCAGCCATCGGCGGCCTCAAGGTCACCACGGAGAACGGCTGGTTCGCCGCTCGTCCCTCAGGCACTGAGGATGTCTACAAGATCTACGCCGAGAGCTTCCACGGCGAGGACCACCTGAAGCGGATTCAGACTGAGGCGCAGGCGCTGGTGACCGCCGCCATCGCATAGCCTATCGACAATCCCTTTGTCGTCCTTCGCGAAGCGGAGGATCTGCTTTCAGCTCGCAGCTCCAAGAAAATCACGCTTGGAACCATCACCGTGACTGACACTGAGAACCATCATCCTGCGAGGAGCCGGCATTGTTTGTCGGACGGATTCAAAGAACCGCGAGGGGTGATGGGAGTGCCGGTGCTATTCGCAACTCTCCTCCGGTGCGGTTCAGACTTTTGGCAGAAAGGTTCAAGCAGTATAGGTACCGGAATCGGCATCGGGGTCCTTCGACTGCGCGCCTCGCGAAAGACTGCGAAGCGCTTCGCTCAGGATGACGGTTTTGAGTGGCGTGCGGAACGAAAACGATTCGTGCTTCGAACGAACGTCCCACTCGTTACGGTATAGCTGCGATGAGCGCCACCCGGCAAACGCTGACGCCCCGAAGAAGTCACAGAACGCTAGGGCCGCAACTCGACTAGCGAATAACCTTTTGGAAGCACGGCATTTTGCGGCATGATTACATCGTTGATAACAGGAATGCGAAGCTCGGCGGCCCGCTGGTCATCAGCTTCACTGAATCGAAGTACGACTGTAAAACTGAGCACACCAGCGATATCAGTCACCTTTTGCCCGCGATCATCCACCAACGACATGTCTGGGACGTCGAAGTTGTCGCCGTAGTCATGACCCCGAAGCTCAATACGCTGCTTGATCGCGGTATCCGTGCCGTACTGTAGCGTAGGAGTTTCGTGACCTCTCACGTAGCTTGCCCCGAAAGCAATAAAGCGCGAGTTCTGGCGAAGGTTGCCATTAATCGATAGCAATCCAACGTCTTCCGAAACGTCATTTGATGAAGCTGTGCCATTGGTGGTGTAAAGGTGATCCCCGTTTGTCAGGCTGAAGTATTCATGTACCCACATTGCGGAACAACAGGGCCAGCTAGTGGCTCGGTAGAGACCCATTGACGCAAGCGCTAAGCCCTCATTGCCTGCAGAAGTAAGTGACCATAGCGGCTCACCAAGCTTGCGCCCACGCATACGCCAGGCGCGAACTTTTAGCGATCCGCGAACACCCTCGGCCTCGAAGTTAATCTCGTTACGTTGCCTGATCTGTAGAAGCAGATCATCATAGCTCTGCGTGATCGGGTTAAATAGGTGCACATATTCGAAACTGCTGTTCGAAGTGATATGGACGATGCCGCCGTCGCGATGCTCAACAGTAGCCTGCGAAGGAGCAGTAGCAATAGGCTGTTGCGCTAGCACGGTACTCCCGACCAAAAATACGAATGTAAGAATGAGCCTCATCAGGTTCGCATTCTACGCAACTTCGGCAGCTAGGAGGTAGTAACCCAGATAAAACGCGCTTATCGCCACCTGTAGATTCGAGCCAGCTCCAGCAATCGCCCCTTCTGCTTTATCCTGAACCAGCACAATGAAACGAATCCTGACCGCCGTAGTCCTTATCGCCGTTGTCTTCGCCATCATCTTCTTTGGCCAGCTTTGGTTGATCACCCTCTTCGCCGCGCTCGTGGCTGAACTCGCCGCCTTCGAGTACCTCCAGCTTGCGAAACACTCCGGAGCGAAGATCCCGCTGTGGTGGATGACCGGGGCGACGGCGATGGTCTTCGTCGCCGGGTATGCGTGGCCCACCGACGCGCAACTCCCGCTCCTAAGCGCTCTCGCCCTGATCCTCTTTGCCGTGGTCGGCTTCCGGGCGCGGCTGGAGCGCGTTCTGTCTGACGCCGCCATCGGCCTATTCGGTCTCATCTACATCGCCTACTCGCTCGCGCTGATTCCGCCCATCTGGAACCGCGACGACGGCAAGCCGCTGCTGCTCTTCCTGATGATCTGCGTCTGGGCCGGTGACATTGCGGCGCTCTACATCGGCAAGAACTTCGGCAAGCGCAAGCTCGCTCCCCGGCTGAGCCCAGGCAAGACCTGGGAAGGTTCGATCGCTAGCCTCGCCGGTTCGATGATCGTTGCCGGCCTGCTCTTTTGGCTCGGCAGCGCGCTCTCCGACCGCGGCAATATGGTGCTCCACATCCAGGAGCCGTTCTGGCAGTTGATGCTGCTGGCCATTGTGATCAACGCCGCCGCCCAGCTTGGCGATCTGCTCGAATCCGCCATCAAGCGTGGAGCCGGGGTGAAAGATTCCGGGACGATGCTTCCCGGGCACGGCGGCATCCTCGACCGTATCGATGCGCTGCTGCTGGCCGCGCCCGTTCTCTGGTACGCGCTCCTTATCAAGGACTGGCTACATCTTGGGCGCTTCTAGTGTGCACGACCTGATGATTTGCGGAGATCGCACGACGCTTCATTCTGAACGAAGTGAAGAATCCCCGCATTCCTGTACGGGCCACTCAAGTTTCCGCGGCACTGCGGGCGAAATGCGGGGATTCTTCGGCTTCGCCTTCAGAATGACGGCACTGGACTATGTCGGGATAATATGACGGGCGAATCTGAGGCGAGCCTCTGGCTCTGGACCCCGGTTTTGATCCGATGCCACAAAAGAGTGAGATTTGAGCACTGATTTGCGCGAATCTGAGAAGATAGAGACTGTGAAGAAGAAGAAACTAGCCATTTTGGGGTCGACGGGTTCCATTGGGACCAGCACCCTATCCATCGTCGAAAGCTTCCCAAATCGCTACGAGGTGGAGGCTCTGGTCGCGGGTAGAAACCACGCGGCGATCCTGTCACAGTGTCTTCGCTGGCGTCCGAAGGTCGTCGCCGTGGCGACCGAAGAGTTGGCCGCAGAACTCTCCATCCAGCTTCGCGCCGCAGGCCTCGCCGAGACGCAGGTTCTCTGGGGAACGTCCGGCGCCACCTTCGCCGCCACGCTTCCCGATGTGGATTTCGTCGTCTCGGCGATCGTCGGTGTCGCTGGACTGGAGGCTACCTACGCGGCGGTCTGCGCCGGAAAGACCATCGGCCTGGCGAACAAAGAGTGCCTCGTCGCCGCCGGCGAACTCATCATCGCCGCCGCCCGCACCCACGGTGCCGCACTCATTCCCATCGACTCTGAACACAACGCCGTGCATCAGTGCATGCGCGGAGGCACGCACGCTGAAGTCCGGCAGATCTGGCTCACAGCCTCCGGCGGCCCGTTCCGCAGCACGCCCGCCGTCGACTTCGAGACGATTACACCCGCGCAGGCGCTCAAGCACCCGACGTGGGTGATGGGCCAGCGCATCACCATCGACTCCGCTACGATGATGAATAAGGGCTTCGAGGTCATCGAGGCCTGCCGCCTCTTCCAGCTTCCGCCGGAAAAAGTCCGCGTCACCGTTCATCCGCAGTCCACCATCCACTCGCTCGTGGAGTTCGTCGACGGCAGCATCCTCGCGCAGCTCTCCGTGACCGACATGCGCCTCCCCATCCTTTACGCCCTGGCGTATCCGGAGCGCGTGCCCTCCGACCTCACCTTCGACCTCGCCAGCCTGAGCTATCTCAACTTTTCGCCCCCGGATCTTGACCGCTTCCCCTGCCTGCGCCTAGCCTACGAGGCCGCTGCGGTTGGTGGATCCTCCTGCGTCGCCCTCAACGCTGCTGACGAAGTTGCAGTCGCCGCCTTCCTTAAGGGGGAGATCCCCTTCATGGGCATCCCGCGTACAATCGAGAAGGTGCTTACGGAGACTCCAGCAACCCATCCCGCGTCGATTGCCGAGGTGCTCGCGGTCGACGAATGGGCCCGGATATACGCCACGGGAGTCGTCCAAAGCTACAGGGCTGTTCGCGTTTGAGTCGCATCACGGATAGCTGGCAAGGGCTTCCCTTCTGGAAGCCAGAGGTTGAGATTTTATGATCGCTACGATCGTTGAGTTGTTAGTCGTTCTCGGAATCATGGTGCTGGTGCATGAGTTTGGCCACTTTGCCGTCGCCAAGCTCTGCGGTGTTCGCGTCGAAACCTTCGCCATCGGCTTCGGCAAGAAGCTCGTCGGCATCCGTCGCGGCGGCACCGATTACCAGATCAACGTCCTTCCGCTCGGCGGCTATGTCAAGATGTCGGGCGACACGCCCGGCGAAGCTCCCAGCGGCGATCCCGGCGACTTCAACGCGCATCCTCGCTGGCAGCGGATGCTGATCGCCCTGGCCGGCCCGGTCGCGAACTTCATCCTCGCGGTCTTCATCCTGACCATCGTCGCGATGTTTCACCACGAGATCGACGACTACCTCTCCGGCCCCGCCATCAACGACTACACCGTGCGCGACACCCCCGCCGCGAAGGCCGGTATCGGACCCGGCGACAGGATCGTCCACTACGTCGACGTCGACAATCCGGACTGGGAAGCGATCGCCATGCGGTCGCTGCTGAACATGAACCGCAACGTCCCCTTCTCGTACATCCACGATGGGAGACGGGTCGACACCACCATCCAGGTAGCCGCCACCGAAGCCGACGCCTCCTCGGGCGACATCATCGGCCTGCTCCAGCACCTCGGCGTCGTGCCGCGTGCGCAGAACATGCCCGTCACCGTCGTCGAAGTCGTGCCGAACATGCCCGCCGCCAAGGCTGGTCTGAAGCCAGGTGACCAGATCGTCTCGATCGATGGTGTCGAGGTCCACAGCGTCGCCATGCTGCTCGCCTACATGCAGGACGAGAAGGGCAAGCCTTCCCAGTTGGCGATCCTGCGCAACGGCGCGCCCCAGATCCTTCCCGTGACTCCGGAGCAGACCACCTCCGATGGAACCAAGGGCTACCGCCTCGGATTCACCTTCGTTCGCCCCCCGGTGCATGTTGATCGTCTGCCACTCGGCGCTGCCGTCGCCGAGTCCTCGCAGGAGAACCTGAAGTCCGCGATGATGATTCGCGATGTTCTGAAGGGTATGGCCGAGCGCCGTGTCTCGCCGAAGTCTCTGCAAGGCCCGATCGGTATCGGCCAGCAGGTCGGCATGGCCGCCCGCGACAGCATCTGGACGCTGCTCCGCCTGATGGCGATGATCTCGATCAACCTCGGCATCTTCAACCTGCTGCCCATACCGATCCTCGACGGCGGCATGATCCTTTTCCTGCTCATCGAGTCGGCCATGCGCCGCGATATCAATCAGCAGTTGAAGGAACGCGTCTACCAGGTCGCGTTCGTCTGCCTGGTCGTCTTCGCGGTGATGGTGATCTTCAACGACGTCACCAAGCTGCCCCTCTTCAGCAAGCTCAAGCCTTAAGGCCTCCATAAAAAACACGTCATCTCGACCGAAGCGACGGACAGCATCATCGTCCGTCGCGCAGTGGAGAGACCCCCGTATTTCGCTCTTGCTCTTGCCCCGGCACGACAACAACCAATGCGGGGGTCTCTCCACTCCGCTTCGCTCCGGTCGAGATGACGTTTTTTTGAGGGATGATGGGAACTACTTCACTTCAGCCGCCTTCAACTCCGCCGCAACCTCCGCCGCAGCCGCCCTCGCCTCATTCTCCTGCTCCGGCTTGAAGCTGATCGCTCCCACACGTGCGTGACCGCCGCCGCCATACCGCTCGCAGATCGCAGCGAGATTCACCAGGTGGCTCGGACCCAGCTTCGTCCAGGGGTTCGTCCCCACCGAGATCTTCGTCCGGAACGACGACTTGCTCAACCCCACCACATACGTCGCCTCAGGATGCAGGTAGTACGGGATGAACTTGCTATACCCTTCCGTCGGCTGATCGGTGATATCGAACGTCAACACACCCTTCTCGACCGTCGCGCGGCTCTTGATCAGCTCAATCGCACCAAGATGCTGCTGCATCAACGGCCCAAGAGCCTCCTGAATAAATGCCAACTCGACAATATCCCCCAGCGGCATCGAAGTTAGCAAAGGAATCAGCTTCGGGATAACCGTCGCATCCGGCGAGCTCTCGATGATCAGGGTCAATTTCATCGCCGGCTCGGCCATCTCCACCGCCGACTCCGCGCTCTCATACTTCGCCCCGTCGACGATGTTTGCCCAGTAGATCAGTTCCTTCAATGGCGCGATATCGAACCCAAAGTTGGTTGATGCGATATGCGCGATAAACCCAGTGCAGGAGATGTAGTTGGGATCGAAGAACTGTCGCAGCTTCTGCGATCCATCCGCCTGCCCGGCCTCGAAGTGGGCCTTGTACTCCGGCGTCAGAAACGCGCTTTGGTGATGGTCGAACCACCACGTCAGCTTCGGCGAAGGATCGTACTTGAAGTCGACGATCGCGTTCTCATCGCCCGTGAAATCCTCCTCATTCATCACACCGTTCGCCTTGTGGACCAACCCCTGGTAAGAGTAGGTGTCCACCGTGCGAATGCACTCGCGATGAAACCGCGTGAACAGCGAGGCGGAGCAGGCTCCGTCGAAACAATGATCGTGATAGAAAACCTGGCAGTTCACAGTGTTTTGATGTCCCTTCTCTCGCAGACGCACCCAGATCGACGGAACGAGGGTGCGAGCACCTGCGTATAGACTCCATCATAAGGAATAGAAGACTTTGAACGAAGAATCATCGCATCAGCCTCCCCAATCGACTCTCCAGACTGGTGGAGATTCTGCAGCAAGGGGTTTTTCGAGTTCCTCGCCCGACCCATTCGGCCTCTTCCTCGGCCCCGACGGTCTCCGGCCCGCATGGTGCCTGCTTCTCTTCCTCGCGATTGCCTACTGCGTCTATCTCTTCTCCGGCTCGATGCTCATCTCCGCGCCTGCAGTCTATCGGGCACTTCGCGCCACTGCCGGAAGGCCTTCGACGCTGCTCACGCTCCTGGTGAACGATGGCCCTCTGCTGCTGGCAGTCGTCGTCGCATCTTGGACCATGTCCGCCATTGAAGACCGTCCGATCGGCAGCTACGGCCTTGGAGGAGCGCGTCGAATCACTCTTCTCCTGGCCGGCTTCGCCTGGGGAGCAACCTCGCTCTCTCTGTTCCTCGCGTTCCTCTGGAAGGCAGGATGGCTGGTCTTCGACGGGCGCCTCCTCACTGGCGGTGAGATACCGAAACAGGCGGCGATCTGGATCGTAGGCTTCGCGCTCGTCAGCCTCACGGAGGAGTACACCATGCGCGGCTATCTCCAGTTCACCCTCGCCCACACCATCAGCGCCTTCTTCGACTCCAGTCTTGGAGCCAATCGCAGCCGCGCACTCGGGTTCTGGACGACCGCTCTGTTCCTCTCATTTCTCTTCGGCGCGGGCCATAGCAACAATCCAGGCGAATCGCCCATCGGCCTGCTCTCCGCAGGACTCATCGGTCTCGTCTTCTGTCTCTCACTTTGGCGGACGGGTTCGCTCTGGTGGGCGCTCGGATTCCACGCCTCGTGGGACTGGGCACAGTCATTCCTCTTCGGCGTAGCCGATAGCGGAACAATGGTCCAAGGGCACCTGCTCGCAACACATCCAGCAGGAAAAGTGCTGATGAGCGGTGGCGCGACCGGCCCGGAGGGGAGCATCTTCGTCCTGCCGGTTCTGGCAGCCGTGACCCTCATCGTGTTGCTCACCCTCCCGCAAAGGCAGTCCAGCGCATAACAAACTGCCAAACGACCCGTCATCTCGACCGAAGCATCGCGGTAGTATCGCGATGCGCAGTGGAGAGCCCCCCGCATTTCGCCCTTGCTTATCCAATTCTCACGACCGCCATATAGACTTTGGCTAAGCCCATGGACTCCAACTCACGCGCTCAAGAACTTCCAGCCTCCAACAGAATCTCGCCACGCAAGCCCCGCCGCGCAAAGCTCTGGCTCGCGGGCTTTGCCTTCCTTCTCTTCCTCCTCGTGATCGCGTCCATCTGCGGCTTCTTCTACGCGCGCCACTGGATGCGGGCCTCGCTGCACGACAGCCTCCCGCAGCTCGACGGCACGCTCACGGTCACGGGCCTCTCCGCGCCCGTCACCGTCGCACGCGACGCCCACGGTGTCCCCCACATCACCGCAGCCTCGATGGAAGACCTCGTCTTCGCCCAGGCCTACATCACCGCCAGCGACCGCCTCTGGCAGATGGACGCGCTGCGCCGCCACGCCGCCGGAACCCTCGCCGAGATCCTCGGCAGCGGTCTCGTCGAGCACGACACCATGCAGCGCACCCTGCAACTGCGAGCCGCCGCCGACCGCGCCCTCGCCATCCTTCCCGCCGACCAGAAACACTGGCTCGACGTCTACGCCGCTGGCGTCAATGCCTCCATCGCCGCACAGAACGATCACCTCCCAATCGAATTCAAGATCCTCCGCTATACGCCTGAACCCTGGACGCCGCGCGACTCCCTGCTCGTCGGTATCGCGATGTTCCAGGACCTAACCACCACCTTCCCTGACGAACTCGACCGCGAAGCGCTATCCGCAAAGCTCTCGCCCGACCTCCTCGCCGACCTCTATCCCGTGGGCTCCTGGCGCGACCATCCCGTCGGCCAGCCCGCCGTTGATCTCACCGCCCCGCAGCCCGAGATCGAACAGGTTCCGCTCGACGAGTCGCAAAGCCGTCTGAACTTCGAAGACCGCCTCCGGGAACTTCAACACGCTAAGGCCACGCTCGCCCAGGTCTCTGCCCGCTACGCCTGCGAAGGCTGCGTCTCAGGCTCGAACGGGTGGGCCGTCTCCGGCGCGAAGACCGCATCCGGCAAGCCGCTGCTCTCCAGCGACATGCACCTCTCGCATAATGTTCCCGGCATCTGGTACATGGCCAGTCTGGAGTCCGGCAGCTTTCACGTCTCCGGCGTGACGCTGCCCGGAACGCCGTTCGTCATCGTCGGCCACAACCAGCACGTCGCCTGGGGATTCACCAACCTCGGCGCGAAGGTGCAGGACCTCTATGTCGAACAGACTCGCGGTAGAGGTTCGAACGCGGAGTTCCAGACCACCGACGGAAGCTGGCATCCTCTGCTGCACCAGTCCGAAGTCATCAAGGTGAAGGGTGGCAAGGACATCGATCTCGACGTGACCTTGACCCTGCACGGCAACATGGCCACGCCGATCCTATCGCTCATCTATCCGCACGAGAAGCGCAAAGTCGCCCTGCGCTGGACGCTCTATGACCCTGCTAACGTCTCGTCGCCCTTCTTCGCCATCAACTCGGCCAGCGACTGGAAGAGCCTCTGCGCCGCCGCCTCGCTCTTCGGCGGCCCCGCGCAGAATCTGCAGTATGCCGACGATCAGGGCCATATCGGCTACCACGCCATCGGCCGCGTCCCAGTGCGCGGTTCCATGACCACGCCAACGCAATTGAGTCCCGTTCCCACCGATGGACGCGATCCCCTCGGCGAATGGGTCGGCTACATCCCCTTCGAGTCCATGCCGCAGTCCTACGATCCACCCGGTGGCATTGTCGCCACGGCAAACTCGCGCGTCACGCCCGACGGGTATCCATTCCCCATTACCCTCGACTGGGCCGAACCGTATCGCAACGAGCGCATCTGGAAGGTCCTCCAAGCAAAGTCGGGCCTCAAGCCAGCCGACATGCTCGCCCTGCAGACCGACGTCTACTCCGACTTCGACAAGGTCGTCGCCCAACGCCTCGCATACGCCATTGACCACGCAAACGTAGACTCAACCCATGACGCCGCCAAAGCGAAGCGCCTGCACAAGGCTGCCGATATCCTTCGCATCTGGGACGGCACCGTCGCCATCGATAGCTCAGCCGCCGCCATCACCGATGCCGCTCGCCGCGCCTTCTGGCCGCTCGTGCTTGGACCAAAGCTCGGTGTATCGGAAGCTCAAGCCTCAAGCACGGAGAAAGACAACCCGGTCAATCTCTACGGCTGGGGCGAGAAGCTCTACGCCGAGGAGCAGATCATCGTCCACCAACCCGCACGATGGCTCCCGGCAAAGGACGCGGACTGGAACGCGCTGCTCACCGCCGCCGTTGAGAAAGGGCTGGCCGACGAAAAGGCACCCTCCGACCTAGAGAAGTGGCACTACGGCAACGTCCGCCCAGTCGATATCGAACACCCCATCCTCTCGCAGTCTCCCGCGCTTCGCCTGATCCTGGGCATGCCCGTCGGCACTGGAGTTCAACCCCAAAGCGGCGACGGCTCCACGGTCAAGCAGGTAGGCCGCAAGTTCGGCCCGTCAGAACGACTCACCGTCGACTTTGGCGACCTCGATCAATCCACCCTGAACGTCGTGCTCGGCGAATCTCCCAACCCCGAGAGCCCATGGTTCATGGACCAATGGCCCTTCTGGTACCACGGCACTACCTTGCCCATGCCGTTCTCGCAAGCGGCCACAACCTCAGCGACGGCGCACACCCTCACTCTAACTCCGTAAGACCGGGTGCCCCATCCATACCGACAGCCTTATCGTCGGGATGGGTGGGAATGGAGCCAGCGATGTCCAAGGTAGTCTCAGTCAGCCTCAACGGCAAACACACCTTCAGCAAGAAGACTGCGGACCGGATCACCCTCCTGGCTGGACTTGGTGTTGAAGGGGACGCGCACTGCGGCGTTCTGGTAAAGCATCGCTACCACGTAAGGAAAGACCCGACACGACCCAACCTCTGCCAGGTCCACCTCCTGCACGCAGAGCTCTTCACCGAACTCGCCGCGAAGGGAATCGCCATCGCCCCCGGCGATATGGGTGAAAATGTCACCACCTCTGGCCTAGACCTGCTCAGCCTTCCCACCAGCACTTTGCTCAAGATCGGCGCAAGCGCGGTCGTCGAAATCACCGGTCTTCGCAATCCCTGCATACAGATGAACGATCTCCGCCCTGGCCTGATGCATGCGGTGATCGAGCACAACCGCGGCAGCAAGCCCCGCATGAAGGCCGGCATCATGGGCATTGTGATCGCGGGCGGTGTTGTCCAACCCGGCGACACCATCCAAGTCGAACTGCCACCGCAACCTTGGCGTCCGATGGTCTGCATCTGAAAAGCCACCACTCCAAATGAAACGTCATCTCGACCAAAGCCCGCGCTCTTGCAGGCGCAGTGGAGAGAACCCATCCCCATTGAATCGTCATCTCGACCGGAGCCGTGCAGCCTTACCGCACGGCGCAGTGGAGAGACCCCCGCATTGGCATTTGCTGTTGTCTTTTTCGTCCTTACTTTTGTTGTCATTCCTGTAGGCATCTGCGGTAATCCCGTGGCCTCAACGAGGCGAAACAGGCAACCACAACAGCCAATGCGGGGGTCTCTCCACTCCGCTGCGCTCCGGTCGAGATGACGTGTTTCTTGGGCGGTCGTAAAGAGTAGATGGAGAATGGTTTCTTACATCCCACCCCGCATACGATACCCTGTGACTCATGCGCCGCGGCCCGATTCCACTCGCCTTCTACCTGGTCCCCACCGCAGCGTTCCTCGCCGTCCTTCCTCTCATCCTTCACGGCTGCTCCTGCGGCCACGACTTCGACTTCCATCTCGTCAGTTGGATGGAAGCCGCAGCGCAGTTCAAGGCTGGCAACCTGCACCCCTCATGGGCCTTCTCTCCCGCATGGAACGCTGGTGAACCGCGCTTCGTCTTCTACCCTCCCATCTCCTGGACGCTCGGCGCGATGCTCGGCCTGGTGCGCTGGTCGACAGCGCCCATCGCATATACCTGGATCGCCCTCGCTGCATCCGGCTTCGCCATGTACTCCCTCGCGCGAACACTCAAAGTCAGCGAGCACGCAGCCCTCATCGCCTCGCTGGTCTATCTTGCGAATCCCTACATGCTCTTCACCGCGTACGAGCGCACGGCTTACGCCGAACTGCTCGCCG
Coding sequences within it:
- the rseP gene encoding RIP metalloprotease RseP yields the protein MIATIVELLVVLGIMVLVHEFGHFAVAKLCGVRVETFAIGFGKKLVGIRRGGTDYQINVLPLGGYVKMSGDTPGEAPSGDPGDFNAHPRWQRMLIALAGPVANFILAVFILTIVAMFHHEIDDYLSGPAINDYTVRDTPAAKAGIGPGDRIVHYVDVDNPDWEAIAMRSLLNMNRNVPFSYIHDGRRVDTTIQVAATEADASSGDIIGLLQHLGVVPRAQNMPVTVVEVVPNMPAAKAGLKPGDQIVSIDGVEVHSVAMLLAYMQDEKGKPSQLAILRNGAPQILPVTPEQTTSDGTKGYRLGFTFVRPPVHVDRLPLGAAVAESSQENLKSAMMIRDVLKGMAERRVSPKSLQGPIGIGQQVGMAARDSIWTLLRLMAMISINLGIFNLLPIPILDGGMILFLLIESAMRRDINQQLKERVYQVAFVCLVVFAVMVIFNDVTKLPLFSKLKP
- the pgm gene encoding phosphoglucomutase (alpha-D-glucose-1,6-bisphosphate-dependent), with protein sequence MPTSNESAQPGQLPLASQLVNVPRLVTAFYALHPDASNPAERVSFGTSGHRGSSFKTAFNEDHIAAITQAICDYRNGGIKETGETEQSVTGPLFLAQDTHALSEPAFAAALEVLAGNGIETMVDDQLAYTPTPALSHAILTYNRGRRFNLADGVVITPSHNPPEDGGFKYNPPSGGPADTNATKWIENRANDLIAGGLKDVKRIPYAQALKASTTKRHDYITAYVNDLASVIDFDVLAGTTLKLAVDPLGGAGVFYWPRIAEKYNLPFEVLNKTVDPTFRFMTLDWDSRIRMDCSSPYAMASMIANKDKFDVAWACDTDHDRHGIVTKSTGLLNPNHYLAVCIQYLFTNRPGWGAETAIGKTLVSSSIIDRVAKGIDRKILEVPVGFKWFVDGLIDGSLGFVGEESAGATFLRKNGEVWTTDKDGLIPGLLAAEMTAKLGKDPGQLYAELTAKYGAPVYQRIDAAATKEQKAKLSKLSPAQVTAKELAGEPITAILTEAPGNHAAIGGLKVTTENGWFAARPSGTEDVYKIYAESFHGEDHLKRIQTEAQALVTAAIA
- a CDS encoding phosphoesterase is translated as MNCQVFYHDHCFDGACSASLFTRFHRECIRTVDTYSYQGLVHKANGVMNEEDFTGDENAIVDFKYDPSPKLTWWFDHHQSAFLTPEYKAHFEAGQADGSQKLRQFFDPNYISCTGFIAHIASTNFGFDIAPLKELIYWANIVDGAKYESAESAVEMAEPAMKLTLIIESSPDATVIPKLIPLLTSMPLGDIVELAFIQEALGPLMQQHLGAIELIKSRATVEKGVLTFDITDQPTEGYSKFIPYYLHPEATYVVGLSKSSFRTKISVGTNPWTKLGPSHLVNLAAICERYGGGGHARVGAISFKPEQENEARAAAAEVAAELKAAEVK
- a CDS encoding CPBP family intramembrane glutamic endopeptidase, whose amino-acid sequence is MNEESSHQPPQSTLQTGGDSAARGFSSSSPDPFGLFLGPDGLRPAWCLLLFLAIAYCVYLFSGSMLISAPAVYRALRATAGRPSTLLTLLVNDGPLLLAVVVASWTMSAIEDRPIGSYGLGGARRITLLLAGFAWGATSLSLFLAFLWKAGWLVFDGRLLTGGEIPKQAAIWIVGFALVSLTEEYTMRGYLQFTLAHTISAFFDSSLGANRSRALGFWTTALFLSFLFGAGHSNNPGESPIGLLSAGLIGLVFCLSLWRTGSLWWALGFHASWDWAQSFLFGVADSGTMVQGHLLATHPAGKVLMSGGATGPEGSIFVLPVLAAVTLIVLLTLPQRQSSA
- a CDS encoding phosphatidate cytidylyltransferase codes for the protein MKRILTAVVLIAVVFAIIFFGQLWLITLFAALVAELAAFEYLQLAKHSGAKIPLWWMTGATAMVFVAGYAWPTDAQLPLLSALALILFAVVGFRARLERVLSDAAIGLFGLIYIAYSLALIPPIWNRDDGKPLLLFLMICVWAGDIAALYIGKNFGKRKLAPRLSPGKTWEGSIASLAGSMIVAGLLFWLGSALSDRGNMVLHIQEPFWQLMLLAIVINAAAQLGDLLESAIKRGAGVKDSGTMLPGHGGILDRIDALLLAAPVLWYALLIKDWLHLGRF
- a CDS encoding 1-deoxy-D-xylulose-5-phosphate reductoisomerase encodes the protein MKKKKLAILGSTGSIGTSTLSIVESFPNRYEVEALVAGRNHAAILSQCLRWRPKVVAVATEELAAELSIQLRAAGLAETQVLWGTSGATFAATLPDVDFVVSAIVGVAGLEATYAAVCAGKTIGLANKECLVAAGELIIAAARTHGAALIPIDSEHNAVHQCMRGGTHAEVRQIWLTASGGPFRSTPAVDFETITPAQALKHPTWVMGQRITIDSATMMNKGFEVIEACRLFQLPPEKVRVTVHPQSTIHSLVEFVDGSILAQLSVTDMRLPILYALAYPERVPSDLTFDLASLSYLNFSPPDLDRFPCLRLAYEAAAVGGSSCVALNAADEVAVAAFLKGEIPFMGIPRTIEKVLTETPATHPASIAEVLAVDEWARIYATGVVQSYRAVRV